One part of the Polyangium spumosum genome encodes these proteins:
- a CDS encoding VIT domain-containing protein, whose product MSDERREEQDVKDPAPAETSVTDAEAPLCPDEPPAGAEEKGSASEGGNASGGGDGSGSGSGNGSGNGKDDDEDDEDDEPAAAAPEPPRVDERRILVVTRGDKLDTVEWLPVRDPRAQEQIRRTPAAPLPPEGASIPPALFAIVSSIVVILVTVVLLRGQGERKPSQPLVPTVADLQAVHASVTAAGAPVHKTRRLSEGDVVETDVEGRARLRLDDGTGLVLDRSTRLRLTQKGVALDHGRIFVQGALGARTEIELGEATGIVSGANTGIERPRERAASAKLYAATEEITVRAGGVEKTVRGGETATVTGNKVEVAPERGYDDWTGGMAAPWGAKGAPRRAVGELWGRPDKPGDAGSPLTIRAHDVEAKVARELAETEVRTTFFNAGSSAVTGDYRLAIPPGAIVARFASVRGGSTNEGHIALATRDTRQHNGSGGEVLEWAGEGWVRATIPSIAPGATVQVIVRYVEWLSPRPKGDGTWIVQYRYPMVSDAAPPLIGEFSAKIDATQSSPKSIGAGLGARVTGSTVEVRRPDYRPTADLVVDVAIEPSSAPARLFVAPPFEGDEDDPASTILVRTEVPEARAEDGVTLALVLDVSSSVEPALLDAERALVDAVLAGLGARDRVVVLAADQTVRPIGPPAIGPVDEARRKAIREALGQISTGGATDLGRALEAGADALPIDAPAGMVIYVGDGWPTVGDPTVDRIQARLARRQGGAPRLGAVGVGPLVNRFALASLVRGSGPLLEIADTTDAARVATELIAEALQPAVAGVEVVFGTEVDRIYPRSARAITAGETVFAVGRVRGDPPRSITLRYRDAQGVHEEKRSVVVERALREQDVARRWAAARVEEIALKGKGREAATDVALRAGLLTPWTGFVIGGPRVYAPSLLQTRILDLSAGPESGFSAAFATPRAAAGTLMNVPQETESAEGDDDEAAYKAAVAEAAARLLDEAGPSVRACRDSRAALRPELTGKLDVRFSIDGEGRADKVRVKGVAGADDDALGRCVEVVVRGMIFPASGLTVSIEVSRTLGLPPPRATLRGRKCSPTSFLPLPLRRGVWRERLERGQADVVYVEAKQSCELPTWTDRRALLELILVNEPNGLARVAVAGKLELLGESDAAALLRREAIRRAQSPEELFAIKRELVGSERYPVGTFRKQYRAASDDKGRLAVVRRFLGIAPHDARLRRRLFALLESLDMKAELSEEIRRVRRDPFADAGLLADAASALLRIGDEAEARRTFGELSERAPRDPWARAFLGDRLRNEGFFDDASLAYAVLEELVPEEPAAVIRLALAHAGAGRLDIAHRMLARVAQTGGRAGDEKLGTLAGRLAHVLLAEGRGRAGLSEADADRLVRASLELPYPNGAVLALVRAPAGALALDVKLLRDKVEDFLGPEVSAAGVGLYALRFGVAEKAPISLRLARPEDLAPARPTKVRVDALVPDEGGKPPKLVSLDVELPPTGKPVTLRWTGSAFLPN is encoded by the coding sequence GTGAGCGACGAGCGACGAGAAGAGCAAGACGTGAAGGACCCGGCCCCCGCCGAAACGAGCGTGACGGACGCCGAGGCGCCGCTTTGTCCCGACGAACCCCCGGCCGGCGCAGAAGAAAAGGGGAGCGCGAGCGAGGGCGGTAACGCAAGCGGAGGCGGAGACGGCAGCGGGAGCGGGAGCGGCAACGGGAGCGGCAACGGGAAAGACGACGACGAAGACGACGAAGACGACGAGCCCGCGGCCGCGGCTCCCGAGCCTCCGCGCGTCGACGAGCGCCGTATCCTCGTCGTCACGCGCGGCGACAAACTCGACACCGTCGAGTGGTTGCCCGTCCGTGATCCCCGCGCGCAGGAGCAGATCCGGCGGACGCCCGCCGCGCCCTTGCCGCCCGAGGGGGCGAGCATCCCGCCCGCGCTCTTCGCGATCGTGAGCTCGATCGTGGTCATCCTCGTGACCGTCGTCCTCTTGCGTGGGCAAGGCGAGCGCAAGCCGAGCCAGCCGCTCGTGCCGACGGTGGCCGATCTGCAGGCCGTACACGCGTCGGTGACGGCCGCAGGCGCTCCCGTGCACAAGACGCGGCGCCTCTCCGAGGGTGACGTCGTCGAGACCGACGTGGAGGGTCGAGCGCGCCTGCGGCTCGATGACGGCACGGGCCTCGTGCTGGATCGCTCGACGCGGCTGCGCCTCACGCAGAAGGGCGTGGCGCTCGATCACGGGCGCATCTTCGTGCAAGGCGCGCTCGGCGCGCGGACCGAGATCGAGCTCGGCGAGGCGACGGGGATCGTCAGCGGCGCGAACACCGGCATCGAGCGCCCGCGCGAGCGAGCGGCGAGCGCGAAGCTCTACGCGGCGACCGAGGAGATCACGGTGCGCGCCGGCGGCGTCGAGAAGACCGTGCGCGGCGGCGAGACGGCCACCGTGACCGGCAACAAAGTCGAGGTCGCGCCCGAGCGCGGCTACGACGACTGGACGGGCGGCATGGCCGCGCCCTGGGGCGCGAAGGGCGCGCCGCGCAGGGCCGTCGGTGAGCTCTGGGGTCGGCCGGACAAACCCGGTGACGCCGGCTCGCCGCTCACGATCCGCGCGCACGACGTGGAGGCGAAGGTCGCGCGCGAGCTCGCCGAGACCGAGGTGCGGACGACGTTCTTCAACGCCGGCAGCAGCGCCGTGACGGGCGACTATCGCCTGGCGATCCCGCCGGGCGCGATCGTCGCGCGTTTCGCCTCGGTGCGCGGCGGGAGCACGAACGAGGGGCACATCGCGCTCGCGACGCGCGACACGCGCCAGCACAACGGCTCGGGCGGGGAGGTGCTCGAGTGGGCCGGTGAGGGCTGGGTCCGCGCGACGATCCCGAGCATCGCGCCCGGCGCGACGGTGCAGGTCATCGTGCGGTACGTCGAGTGGCTCTCGCCGCGACCGAAGGGCGATGGGACCTGGATCGTGCAGTACCGCTACCCGATGGTGTCGGACGCCGCGCCGCCGCTCATCGGCGAGTTCTCCGCGAAGATCGACGCCACGCAGTCGAGCCCGAAGTCCATCGGCGCCGGGCTCGGGGCGCGCGTGACGGGCAGCACCGTCGAGGTGCGGCGGCCCGATTACCGCCCGACGGCGGACCTCGTGGTGGACGTGGCGATCGAGCCCTCCTCGGCGCCCGCGCGGCTCTTCGTGGCGCCGCCGTTCGAGGGCGACGAGGACGATCCGGCCTCCACGATCCTCGTGCGCACCGAGGTGCCCGAGGCGCGCGCCGAGGACGGCGTCACGCTCGCGCTCGTGCTCGACGTCTCGTCGAGCGTGGAGCCTGCGCTGCTCGACGCCGAGCGCGCGCTCGTCGACGCGGTGCTCGCGGGCCTCGGGGCGCGTGATCGCGTGGTGGTGCTGGCGGCCGATCAGACGGTTCGTCCCATCGGCCCTCCGGCGATCGGCCCCGTGGACGAGGCGCGCCGCAAGGCGATCCGCGAGGCGCTCGGGCAAATCTCGACGGGCGGCGCGACGGATCTCGGCCGCGCCCTCGAGGCAGGCGCGGACGCGCTCCCCATCGACGCCCCCGCGGGCATGGTGATCTACGTGGGTGACGGCTGGCCGACCGTTGGAGATCCAACGGTCGATCGGATCCAGGCGCGGCTCGCGCGCAGGCAGGGCGGCGCGCCTCGGCTCGGCGCCGTGGGCGTCGGGCCGCTCGTCAACCGCTTCGCCCTCGCGAGCCTGGTGCGCGGCTCGGGGCCGCTGCTCGAGATCGCGGACACGACGGACGCCGCGCGCGTCGCGACCGAGCTCATCGCCGAGGCCCTGCAGCCCGCGGTGGCGGGCGTCGAGGTCGTCTTCGGGACCGAGGTCGATCGGATCTACCCGCGATCGGCGCGGGCGATCACGGCCGGCGAGACGGTCTTCGCGGTCGGCCGCGTGCGGGGTGATCCGCCGCGCTCGATCACGCTGCGGTACCGCGACGCGCAGGGCGTGCACGAGGAGAAACGCTCGGTGGTCGTGGAGCGCGCGCTGCGCGAGCAGGACGTGGCGCGGCGCTGGGCCGCGGCGCGCGTCGAGGAGATCGCGCTGAAGGGCAAGGGCCGCGAGGCCGCGACCGACGTCGCGCTGCGCGCCGGCCTGCTCACGCCGTGGACGGGCTTCGTCATCGGCGGCCCGCGCGTCTACGCGCCGTCGCTCCTGCAGACCCGCATCCTCGATCTCTCGGCCGGGCCCGAGTCGGGCTTCTCGGCCGCGTTCGCGACGCCGCGCGCGGCCGCCGGGACGCTCATGAACGTCCCGCAGGAGACCGAGTCCGCCGAGGGGGACGACGACGAGGCTGCCTACAAGGCCGCGGTCGCCGAGGCCGCGGCCCGGCTGCTCGACGAGGCGGGCCCCTCGGTCCGCGCGTGCCGCGACTCGCGCGCGGCGCTCCGGCCCGAGCTCACGGGCAAGCTCGACGTGCGCTTCTCGATCGACGGAGAGGGCCGCGCCGACAAGGTCCGCGTGAAGGGCGTCGCGGGCGCCGACGACGACGCGCTCGGCCGGTGCGTCGAGGTCGTCGTGCGCGGGATGATCTTCCCCGCGAGCGGGCTGACCGTGTCCATCGAGGTGTCGCGCACGCTCGGCCTCCCCCCGCCGCGCGCGACGCTGCGGGGACGCAAGTGCTCGCCGACCTCGTTCCTGCCGCTCCCGCTCCGCCGCGGCGTGTGGCGCGAGCGGCTCGAGCGCGGCCAGGCCGACGTGGTCTACGTGGAGGCGAAGCAGTCGTGCGAGCTGCCCACGTGGACCGATCGCCGCGCGCTGCTCGAGCTCATCCTCGTGAACGAGCCGAACGGCCTCGCGCGTGTCGCCGTCGCAGGGAAGCTCGAGTTGCTCGGCGAGAGCGACGCGGCCGCGCTGCTCCGGCGCGAGGCGATCCGCCGCGCACAGAGCCCCGAGGAGCTCTTCGCGATCAAGCGCGAGCTCGTGGGCAGCGAGCGTTACCCCGTCGGCACGTTCCGCAAGCAGTACCGCGCGGCGAGCGACGACAAGGGGCGGCTCGCGGTCGTGCGTCGCTTCCTGGGGATCGCGCCGCACGACGCGCGGCTCCGGCGCCGGCTCTTCGCGCTGCTCGAGTCGCTCGACATGAAGGCCGAGCTCTCGGAGGAGATCCGGCGCGTCCGCCGCGATCCGTTCGCGGACGCGGGCCTGCTCGCGGACGCGGCCTCGGCGCTCTTGCGGATCGGCGACGAGGCGGAGGCGCGGAGGACGTTCGGCGAGCTCTCCGAGCGCGCCCCGCGTGACCCTTGGGCGCGCGCGTTCCTCGGCGATCGCCTGCGCAACGAGGGCTTCTTCGATGACGCCTCGCTCGCGTACGCCGTGCTCGAGGAGCTCGTCCCCGAGGAGCCTGCGGCCGTCATTCGCCTCGCGCTCGCGCATGCCGGCGCCGGCAGGCTCGACATCGCGCACCGCATGCTCGCGCGCGTGGCGCAGACGGGCGGTCGGGCGGGCGACGAGAAGCTCGGCACGCTCGCGGGCCGGCTCGCGCACGTCCTGCTCGCCGAGGGGCGCGGTCGAGCGGGGCTCTCGGAGGCCGACGCCGATCGCCTCGTGCGGGCCTCGCTGGAGCTGCCGTACCCGAACGGGGCCGTGCTCGCGCTCGTCCGCGCGCCTGCCGGCGCTCTCGCGCTCGACGTGAAGCTCCTGCGCGACAAGGTCGAGGACTTCCTCGGGCCCGAGGTCTCCGCGGCGGGCGTCGGCCTCTACGCGCTCCGCTTCGGCGTCGCCGAGAAGGCGCCGATCTCGCTGCGGCTCGCGCGACCCGAGGACCTCGCGCCCGCGCGCCCCACGAAGGTACGCGTCGACGCGCTCGTGCCCGACGAGGGCGGCAAGCCTCCGAAGCTCGTGTCCCTCGACGTCGAGCTCCCGCCGACCGGTAAGCCCGTGACGCTCCGCTGGACGGGCAGCGCCTTCCTGCCCAACTGA
- a CDS encoding right-handed parallel beta-helix repeat-containing protein, with protein MYVAQSASATVSGCTFRNNTNTGVYVGPSGAAATTTVSGCLIQGSGTYGVRLGASSGATSTVNLTNNTIHGNGTYGVYISASTGASSTANVKNSNVTGLTGSGQQYGIYRVTGSGSTTATTTYSNVWGNSLGNYTNASEGTGCISANPLYASIPTNMRLTSNSPSRFAGDAGGDLGPLDYVNDATPGYHGTLWVNTTLTAAGSRNWYGVVLPEESKGATLTNVNLQYASYAVRSAAAGAALSLTNVSSDTSNYGYYLTAGTPTLKNPTANNGSYGMYVAGLR; from the coding sequence CTGTACGTCGCGCAGAGCGCATCCGCGACGGTCTCCGGCTGCACGTTCCGGAACAACACGAACACGGGCGTGTACGTGGGCCCGAGCGGCGCCGCGGCGACGACGACGGTTTCGGGCTGCTTGATCCAGGGGAGCGGGACGTACGGCGTGCGGCTGGGCGCGAGCTCGGGGGCGACGTCGACGGTGAACCTGACGAACAACACGATTCACGGCAACGGGACGTACGGCGTGTACATCTCGGCGTCGACGGGCGCGTCGTCGACGGCGAACGTGAAGAACAGCAACGTGACGGGGTTGACGGGGAGCGGGCAGCAGTACGGCATCTATCGCGTCACGGGCTCTGGCTCGACGACGGCGACGACGACGTACTCGAACGTTTGGGGCAACTCCCTCGGCAACTACACGAACGCGTCGGAGGGCACGGGTTGCATCTCGGCGAACCCGCTCTACGCGTCGATCCCGACGAACATGCGGCTGACGTCGAACTCGCCGTCGCGCTTCGCGGGTGACGCGGGTGGTGATCTCGGGCCGCTCGACTACGTGAACGACGCGACGCCGGGTTACCACGGGACGTTGTGGGTGAACACGACGCTGACGGCGGCGGGCTCGCGCAACTGGTACGGCGTGGTGCTGCCCGAGGAATCAAAGGGCGCGACGCTCACGAACGTGAACCTGCAGTACGCGTCGTACGCGGTGCGCTCGGCCGCGGCAGGCGCGGCGCTCTCGCTGACGAACGTGTCGAGTGACACGTCGAACTACGGCTACTACCTCACGGCGGGTACGCCGACGCTGAAGAACCCCACGGCGAACAACGGCTCGTACGGCATGTACGTTGCCGGGCTGCGGTGA
- a CDS encoding DUF4215 domain-containing protein, with amino-acid sequence MGPNEECDDGNLSNGDACLVTCKNATCGDGFVLDGVEECDDKNVSNSDACAQDCKLAACGDGYVEIGVETCDDGNDINDDGCSNLCTSATCGDGVVQPGEACDDGNASNFDDWLAGALIAARRRRKAA; translated from the coding sequence GTGGGCCCGAACGAGGAGTGCGACGACGGCAACCTGTCGAACGGCGACGCGTGCCTCGTGACCTGCAAGAACGCCACGTGCGGCGACGGGTTCGTCCTCGATGGCGTCGAGGAGTGCGACGACAAGAACGTCTCGAACTCCGACGCGTGCGCGCAGGACTGCAAGCTCGCGGCGTGCGGCGACGGGTACGTCGAGATCGGCGTCGAGACCTGCGATGACGGTAACGACATCAACGACGACGGCTGCTCGAACCTGTGCACGAGCGCGACGTGCGGCGACGGCGTGGTGCAGCCGGGCGAGGCTTGCGACGACGGCAACGCGTCGAACTTCGACGACTGGCTCGCTGGCGCGCTCATCGCGGCGCGCCGACGGCGCAAGGCAGCCTAG
- a CDS encoding SIR2 family NAD-dependent protein deacylase has protein sequence MNPHEDLFAQAARALEAARALVITAGAGMGVDSGLPDFRGNEGFWRAYPPYKDLGLGFSSLANPRWFATDPSLAWGFYGHRLALYRKTQPHPGFEVLARLARRMTDGFFVFTSNVDGQFQRAGFEDERIVECHGAIDFMQCTRSCGAGIFPADAHHVKVDPQSFRAEEPLPKCPRCGALARPNILMFGDPQWDDRRTHAQEERLEAWLAALPREAQGRVVVIECGAGTAIPTVRSFGERIAEGLGGLLVRINVREPEVPAGHVGLPLGARAALTEIELRLARGARV, from the coding sequence ATGAACCCGCATGAAGACCTCTTCGCGCAGGCCGCGCGCGCCCTCGAAGCCGCTCGCGCCCTCGTCATCACGGCGGGCGCGGGCATGGGCGTCGACTCCGGCCTGCCGGATTTTCGCGGCAACGAGGGATTCTGGCGGGCGTATCCGCCGTACAAGGACCTCGGCCTCGGTTTTTCGTCCCTCGCCAATCCGCGCTGGTTCGCCACGGATCCCAGCCTCGCCTGGGGTTTTTATGGCCACCGCCTCGCGCTCTACCGCAAGACCCAGCCCCACCCCGGCTTCGAGGTGCTCGCGCGGCTCGCGCGGCGCATGACCGACGGGTTTTTCGTGTTCACCTCGAACGTCGACGGCCAGTTCCAGCGCGCGGGCTTCGAGGACGAGCGCATCGTGGAGTGCCACGGCGCCATCGACTTCATGCAATGCACGCGCTCCTGCGGCGCCGGCATCTTCCCGGCGGACGCGCACCACGTGAAGGTCGACCCGCAGTCGTTCCGCGCCGAAGAGCCGCTCCCGAAGTGCCCACGCTGCGGCGCGCTGGCCCGGCCGAACATCCTCATGTTCGGCGACCCCCAGTGGGACGATCGTCGCACGCACGCGCAGGAAGAGCGACTCGAAGCGTGGCTCGCGGCGCTGCCACGGGAGGCGCAGGGCCGCGTGGTCGTCATCGAATGCGGCGCCGGCACCGCCATCCCCACGGTCCGATCGTTCGGCGAACGGATCGCAGAGGGCCTCGGCGGCCTGCTCGTCCGCATCAACGTGCGCGAACCCGAGGTCCCCGCGGGTCACGTGGGGCTGCCCCTCGGCGCGCGCGCCGCGCTTACGGAGATCGAGCTCCGGCTCGCGCGCGGCGCCCGGGTTTGA
- a CDS encoding ferredoxin--NADP reductase has product MKKPETFEVRLVSATMIAPMVRQLVFERVDGQPIGHEPGQWVNLALPLPEGERRRAYSIASAPDGSSRFEIAVTRVPCGTGSIYLHDLPEGSVLSAIGPHGLFTRASEDPSPSLFVGTGTGVTPLRAMMQAALTKGSGAPLWLLFGARFEEDILYRAEMEAFVRAHPHVRYEITLSRPGEGWKGKSGYVQAHVPALLRELEAAGAPVAPHVYVCGLERMVKAVRELCRRELGVDRKHVHTERYD; this is encoded by the coding sequence ATGAAAAAACCCGAGACGTTCGAGGTGCGGCTCGTATCGGCGACGATGATCGCGCCGATGGTGCGGCAGCTCGTGTTCGAGCGCGTCGACGGCCAGCCCATCGGTCACGAACCCGGTCAGTGGGTGAACCTCGCCTTGCCGCTGCCCGAGGGGGAGCGGCGCCGCGCGTACTCGATCGCGTCGGCGCCCGACGGATCGAGCCGCTTCGAGATCGCGGTCACGCGTGTCCCGTGCGGCACGGGCTCGATCTACCTGCACGATCTGCCCGAGGGTTCGGTCCTCTCGGCGATCGGCCCGCATGGCCTGTTCACGCGCGCCTCCGAGGATCCGAGCCCCTCGCTCTTCGTCGGCACCGGGACGGGCGTGACGCCGCTCCGCGCGATGATGCAGGCCGCGCTCACGAAGGGCTCGGGCGCGCCGCTCTGGCTGCTCTTCGGCGCGCGTTTCGAGGAGGACATCCTCTACCGCGCGGAGATGGAGGCGTTCGTCCGCGCGCACCCGCACGTGCGGTACGAGATCACGCTCTCGCGCCCCGGCGAGGGATGGAAGGGCAAGAGCGGTTATGTCCAGGCGCACGTCCCTGCCCTGCTGCGCGAGCTCGAGGCTGCGGGCGCGCCCGTCGCGCCGCACGTCTACGTTTGCGGCCTCGAGCGCATGGTGAAGGCCGTGCGCGAGCTCTGCCGCCGCGAGCTCGGCGTCGACCGCAAGCACGTGCACACCGAGCGGTACGACTGA
- a CDS encoding tetratricopeptide repeat protein, which produces MIRPLDPLHEVSSITRLLKSAPAEEAHAEMARLEALDLDPLRSAARLFAKGALGQREGALDLARESLSAAASAFADLGEIRAGKIARCEAILAAVRRGPRVVYRESITTLEAITREADGDALVEVVATHYRGAAERLLGDAAATQRSLLWALERSQPFLDERAKILNSLGTLYVVMGAHGAARDLLEHAAELHHQHGDVIGEAISFGQLGSAALALGNLERARHFLQRQEWLCSRVGDVFGQARALNFLADVATARGRPDDALALATRAREIAASARPPLRLWIAYATRAIGRARMDLGEPNAREDLEAAATLFGDVGNPLGAALTSWDRAKLEARADAAAPEPGVPSRFFGPASQLAALGLAGRIAEVLRDERTSSAVKAEARASEKAIAAASQGLPHLSVAQEVELLHAEPDELARLAEAKTTAQRNLARLSSFCLAPPGLLVAAVASPSAGTGRPSLPSERSAAAAIADMPGLVVWAWLGGTPLVEVGRDLASLKVALGGDARARLSRVSGARVLSAPLAGEVGPLVEGLDLGPIVAAALSVPPGTLEIGAGITWDPEAEARAVMAGFSTRRDPTDGPA; this is translated from the coding sequence ATGATCCGTCCCCTCGACCCTCTGCACGAGGTCTCCTCGATCACGCGGCTCCTCAAGAGCGCACCGGCGGAGGAGGCGCACGCCGAGATGGCGCGCCTCGAAGCGCTCGATCTCGATCCGCTGCGATCGGCCGCGCGCCTCTTCGCGAAGGGCGCGCTCGGTCAACGTGAAGGCGCGCTCGACCTTGCCCGCGAGAGCCTGTCCGCGGCGGCCTCCGCGTTCGCGGACCTCGGCGAGATCCGCGCCGGCAAGATCGCGCGCTGCGAGGCGATCCTCGCGGCGGTGCGGCGCGGACCACGCGTGGTGTATCGCGAGTCGATCACGACGCTCGAGGCGATCACGCGGGAGGCGGACGGCGACGCGCTCGTCGAGGTCGTCGCGACGCACTACCGCGGCGCCGCCGAGCGCCTCCTCGGCGACGCGGCCGCGACACAACGCAGCCTGCTCTGGGCGCTCGAACGATCGCAGCCCTTCCTCGACGAACGCGCGAAGATCCTGAACTCGCTCGGGACGCTCTACGTGGTCATGGGCGCGCACGGCGCGGCGCGGGATCTGCTCGAGCACGCGGCCGAGCTGCACCACCAGCACGGCGACGTCATCGGCGAGGCGATCTCCTTCGGGCAGCTCGGCTCGGCCGCGCTCGCGCTCGGCAACCTCGAGCGCGCGCGGCATTTCTTGCAGCGACAGGAGTGGCTCTGCTCGCGCGTCGGCGACGTCTTCGGCCAGGCCCGCGCCTTGAACTTCCTCGCCGACGTGGCCACCGCGCGTGGCCGCCCCGACGATGCCCTCGCCCTCGCGACCCGCGCCCGCGAGATCGCCGCCTCCGCCCGACCGCCGCTCCGCCTGTGGATCGCCTACGCCACGCGCGCGATCGGCCGCGCCCGGATGGATCTCGGCGAGCCGAACGCGCGCGAGGATCTCGAGGCCGCCGCCACGCTCTTCGGCGACGTGGGCAACCCCCTCGGCGCCGCGCTGACGAGCTGGGATCGCGCGAAGCTCGAGGCGCGCGCCGACGCCGCCGCGCCCGAGCCCGGCGTCCCCTCGCGTTTTTTTGGCCCCGCGTCGCAGCTCGCCGCGCTCGGCCTCGCGGGGCGCATCGCCGAGGTCTTGCGCGACGAACGGACGTCCTCGGCGGTGAAGGCCGAGGCGCGGGCGTCGGAGAAGGCCATCGCGGCCGCGTCCCAGGGCCTGCCGCACCTCTCGGTGGCGCAAGAGGTGGAGCTCTTGCACGCCGAGCCCGACGAGCTCGCGCGCCTCGCCGAGGCGAAGACGACCGCGCAACGCAACCTCGCGCGCCTCTCCTCGTTTTGCCTCGCGCCGCCGGGCCTGCTCGTGGCGGCCGTGGCGAGCCCGAGCGCCGGCACGGGGCGCCCTTCCCTGCCCTCCGAGCGCAGCGCGGCGGCGGCGATCGCGGACATGCCCGGGCTCGTCGTGTGGGCCTGGCTCGGGGGCACGCCGCTCGTCGAGGTGGGCCGGGATCTCGCCTCGTTGAAGGTCGCGCTCGGCGGCGACGCGCGCGCGCGACTCTCGCGTGTCTCCGGCGCGCGTGTGCTCTCGGCGCCGCTCGCGGGCGAGGTGGGGCCTCTGGTCGAGGGGCTCGACCTCGGCCCGATCGTGGCGGCGGCGCTCTCCGTGCCGCCGGGCACGCTCGAGATCGGCGCCGGCATCACGTGGGATCCGGAGGCGGAGGCGCGCGCCGTGATGGCGGGCTTCTCGACGCGCAGGGATCCCACGGACGGGCCCGCTTGA
- a CDS encoding S8 family serine peptidase → MTETNPQAPAEARRVRVALVDSGVDASHPWLAGAEIRSLRVEKKGEGFTVCPDEPVDRSGHGTACAGIIHRLAPFAEITSVCVLSPEGRCSRDGLLAATRFCVREGFDVVNLSLGIDLPKGAPLRPTDYKSIVELYEIADVAYTAGVVLVASGPNASAFRTYPGRFKSLIGVGRASSDDPEFLKTEITVDWEILAPGNDVLAPALGGGERRWTGTSFAAPHVAAHVARLREARADLSIQDIKAALHALAARRLERDAGLSRASSPPAQIDHGGALS, encoded by the coding sequence ATGACGGAGACGAACCCACAGGCGCCTGCAGAGGCGCGGCGCGTGCGTGTCGCCCTCGTGGACTCGGGCGTGGACGCCTCGCACCCGTGGCTCGCGGGCGCGGAGATCCGCTCGCTGCGCGTGGAGAAGAAGGGGGAGGGCTTCACGGTCTGTCCCGACGAACCCGTGGATCGATCGGGGCACGGCACGGCGTGCGCGGGCATCATCCACAGGCTCGCGCCGTTCGCCGAGATCACGAGCGTCTGCGTGCTCTCGCCCGAGGGCAGGTGCTCGCGCGACGGCCTGCTCGCGGCGACGCGCTTCTGCGTGCGCGAGGGCTTCGACGTCGTGAACCTGAGCCTCGGGATCGACCTGCCCAAGGGCGCGCCGCTCCGGCCCACGGACTACAAGTCGATCGTGGAGCTCTACGAGATCGCGGACGTCGCGTACACGGCCGGCGTCGTGCTCGTCGCGTCGGGGCCCAACGCCTCGGCGTTCCGGACCTACCCGGGGCGCTTCAAATCCCTCATCGGCGTGGGGCGCGCGTCGTCCGACGACCCCGAGTTCTTGAAGACCGAGATCACGGTCGACTGGGAGATCCTCGCGCCGGGCAACGACGTGCTCGCGCCCGCGCTCGGCGGCGGCGAGCGACGGTGGACGGGCACCTCGTTCGCCGCGCCCCACGTGGCCGCGCACGTCGCGCGGCTCCGCGAGGCGCGCGCCGATCTCTCGATCCAGGACATCAAGGCCGCGCTGCACGCGCTCGCGGCCCGGCGGCTCGAGCGCGACGCAGGCCTCTCGCGCGCCTCGTCACCCCCTGCGCAGATCGACCACGGAGGCGCGCTCTCATGA
- a CDS encoding J domain-containing protein, whose product MILPSRLSATTLGDLLGRLYRQRTTGTLELSDLWAPPGAASSRHKIHLASGLVSGVETSLPAPPIGELLRREGFLADVALRALLRRIGGGDPRPSGEILVAERLVDAATVEAALRVQLRLKLDALFELEDAAVAFHTARPTKLLARRVHPLEPPDFLFGRPRQRDLVPASEVRVRRAPARSPRFYPGAPRSEQAPRKEAPRASTSSRLAHPNNEARRRALRMLGLSETAGEADVRRAFRKLAIELHPDRHATAPAATRDRNAARFAEVSAAYHVLVA is encoded by the coding sequence ATGATCCTGCCCAGCCGGCTCTCGGCGACGACGCTCGGGGATCTGCTCGGGAGGCTGTATCGCCAGCGGACGACGGGCACGCTCGAGCTCTCCGATCTCTGGGCACCTCCGGGCGCGGCTTCGTCGAGGCACAAGATCCACCTCGCCTCCGGCCTCGTCTCCGGCGTGGAGACCAGCCTCCCGGCGCCGCCGATCGGCGAGCTCCTGCGGCGCGAGGGCTTCCTCGCCGACGTCGCGCTTCGCGCGCTCTTGCGCCGCATCGGAGGTGGCGATCCGCGGCCGAGCGGCGAGATCCTCGTCGCCGAGCGGCTCGTGGACGCAGCGACGGTCGAGGCCGCGCTGCGCGTGCAGCTCCGCCTGAAGCTCGACGCGCTCTTCGAGCTCGAGGACGCGGCCGTCGCGTTCCACACGGCGCGACCGACGAAGCTCCTCGCCCGGCGCGTTCACCCGCTCGAGCCGCCTGATTTCCTCTTTGGTCGGCCGCGCCAGCGGGATCTCGTGCCCGCGAGCGAGGTGCGTGTCCGTCGCGCTCCCGCACGCTCGCCGCGATTTTATCCCGGCGCACCGCGGTCCGAGCAGGCGCCGCGCAAGGAGGCGCCGCGCGCGTCCACGTCCTCGCGTCTCGCGCATCCGAACAACGAGGCGCGGCGCCGCGCGCTGCGGATGCTCGGCCTCTCGGAGACGGCCGGCGAGGCGGACGTGAGGCGCGCGTTCCGCAAGCTCGCGATCGAGCTCCACCCCGATCGCCACGCCACGGCGCCCGCGGCCACGCGGGATCGGAACGCCGCGCGGTTCGCCGAGGTCAGCGCGGCGTATCACGTCCTCGTGGCCTGA